Proteins encoded in a region of the Triticum dicoccoides isolate Atlit2015 ecotype Zavitan chromosome 3A, WEW_v2.0, whole genome shotgun sequence genome:
- the LOC119267208 gene encoding transcription factor MYBS1-like: protein MLRLPAVHTIVLSRGLRARGIISFFSILPSSLVGFTVPSIGMARKCSSCGHNGHNSRTCGGHRGVESGGGGGLRLFGVQLQVGAAPLKKSFSMECLSSTASAYYAAAAAVGVAASNSSSSVSSSSSLVSVEESPEKMGHGYLSDGLMGRAQERKKGVPWTEDEHRRFLAGLEKLGKGDWRGISRHFVTTRTPTQVASHAQKYFLRQAGLAQKKRRSSLFDVVEKNGDRGATERRHRLKPDATSSVDAMGLTFPALSLGASRPRPDAALPPCLTLMPSCSPPSSMIGAPSASRAPKLPPSLGLVANANPPRQAPDLELKISSTAARKTDQQAGAAAGSSPSPRTPFFGTIRVT from the exons ATGCTACGTCTCCCCGCAGTCCACACCATCGTCTTATCTCGGGGCCTAAGAGCCAGAggaatcatttccttcttctccatcCTTCCGTCCAGCCTTGTTGGTTTCACTGTGCCGTCGATCGGCATGGCGAGGAAATGCTCGAGCTGCGGCCACAATGGCCACAACTCGAGGACCTGCGGCGGGCACCGAGGCGttgagagcggcggcggcggtgggctgaGGCTGTTTGGGGTGCAGCTGCAGGTGGGCGCCGCGCCTCTCAAGAAGAGCTTCAGCATGGAGTGCCTGTCGTCGACCGCGTCGGCCTACTACGCGGCGGCCGCGGCCGTGGGTGTCGCCGCGTCCAACTCGTCGTCGTccgtgtcgtcgtcgtcgtcgctcgtCTCGGTGGAGGAGAGCCCGGAGAAGATGGGCCACGGGTACCTCTCCGACGGGCTCATGGGCAGGGCTCAAGAGAGGAAGAAAG GGGTTCCATGGACCGAGGACGAGCACCGGAGGTTCCTGGCCGGCCTGGAGAAGCTCGGGAAAGGCGACTGGCGAGGCATCTCCCGGCACTTCGTCACCACACGCACGCCGACGCAGGTCGCCAGCCACGCCCAGAAGTACTTCCTCCGGCAGGCCGGCCTCGCGCAGAAGAAGCGGCGGTCCAGCCTCTTCGACGTC GTGGAGAAAAATGGCGACAGGGGAGCCACCGAGCGTCGTCACAGGCTGAAACCCGATGCCACCAGCTCCGTGGACGCGATGGGGTTAACGTTCCCTGCTCTTTCCCTGGGCGCCAGCCGGCCGAGGCCGGACGCGGCGCTACCGCCGTGCCTGACTCTGATGCCGAgctgctcgccgccgtcgtcgatGATCGGCGCACCGTCAGCGAGCCGTGCACCGAAGCTCCCTCCTTCCCTGGGCCTGGTGGCAAATGCGAATCCTCCTCGGCAGGCGCCTGACCTGGAGCTCAAGATCTCGTCCACGGCCGCCCGGAAGACCGACCAGCAGGCCGGTGCTGCCGCCGGTTCGTCGCCATCGCCGAGGACGCCCTTTTTCGGAACCATCAGGGTCACCTAG